Genomic segment of Catenibacterium mitsuokai:
TTTCCAATAATATCACGCCCTCCTTTTTTTGTGATACGTTTTTCTTTAATTTGTATCATCATTATACAATTCAACATCATATATAGTCAATGCAATTGAAAATATTATTACATTGACCGAGAGTAACTATCTACCGTTATGATAACCATAGGAGAATTTTGATATGAAGAAATGAGTGGCTTATTATTCTAGAGCGGATGAGAATTACTTTGGTGACACAAAGAAATATACAAAATCAGTGATGTAAATGCTGCAAAAAAGAAAAAATAAAGTATGCAAAAAAGTAGAACGCGGTTCTACTTTTTTACATGCTTTCTACCAGATGCATCTGGAATATTTAATTCTGAACGGTATTTTGCAACTGTTCTTCTAGATATTTCAATACCCTTATCTTTTAATAGATTAGTAATTTTCTGATCACTTAAAGGCTTTTTCTTATCTTCATTATCTATAACTTCTTTGATTTTTTCTTTGATAGAATCAACAGAGTTATCTTCTGTTCCCTTTGGAATAAGATCACTCAGAAGAATAAAGCCCTTATCACAATATATATATTTATCTTTGATGGCTCTACTGATTGTAGATTCATGTACTCCAAGCAGCATTGCGAGATCTTTTTGTAGTAATGGATGACAAGATCCTTGATTCATAAAAAAGTCTTGCTGGTAATCAAATAAGAAGACCGCAATATCATATATGAGATTCTTTCTTTGGCTAAGGCATTGTTGGAGCCAAGAAACTTGTCTTAATTTGGATTCTATATATTTCTTAGTTTCTTTGTTCTCATCAAGAGACAAATAGTTTGTATTAATGTTTATATCCTTATAAATCATAGGATTTAATTGAACTATACCATCCTTGATTATAATATCGGGTACAGGATAATTGACTTCAAGAGAAGAACTATAGTTACTTGCTGGACGCGGATCTAATGTAAGGATAATTTGTAGTAATTCTCTTACTTTATTTTGTGATATACCAAGTTTCTTGGAAACAGCATGGTAGTGACTTTTAGAAAGGTCTTCTAAACATTCATCTACAAGTATTTTTGTGAGATGAATATCTTTTGTTTCTTTGAGGCGCTCTAATTGAAGAAGGAGACATTCTTTTAATGTATCAGCACCAAGTCCAGGGGGATCTAGCTTGGATAATGTATCTTTAGCTTCTAAATACTCTTTTTCATCACACTTTAGATAAGTACAGATATCATTTATTGAGAGACGTAGATACCCATTATCATCTAATAATTCTACAAGAGATTCTACTAATTCTTTATTGTCTATATCCTTGTTTATCAACTGCCAATGAATAACTTCTTTTAATGTCGGTTCAGTTTTCCTAGATAAGCTATCAATATCAAATTCTTTTCCTATATCAGAAGTACTTTCTATCATATCATCAGTATCTATTAATGGATTTTCAAAAGAAATCTTCTCTATGTGGGCAAGAAGTTGTTGGACGTCCATCTGTAAGATCTGATTCTTTTCAATCTGTTTCTGATATATTTGATGTTTTTGACCTTGTTTAAGTTCAAGCTTCATCTAAGCCTATTGGCTCCTTAATAACTTTGTTCAATAATTCATACAATATAGATAATTCATAATTATCTATATGAATACGATATTTCTTTTCTACATCATGGAAAACAATTTTTGAGATACGATAGAATTCTTTTTGTGATGGATTTGTAGGTTCTTCTTCATCATCCGTATCATCTGCAGTCATTAGACGTTCAAACATAAATGCGATATGCATATAGAGATTTAATCTTATATGCCCTGACATTTCCAGCTTATAATAATCTTCATAACGATGAAGGATCATTTCTACATCCTGAATAACAACTGTAGGATTGAGGAACTGTAATCTGCTGACAATACCTTCAATTGTAAAGAATCTTACAAATTCATTCTTTAATGCTTCAAATTGTTCTGGTGTGACTACACTTCTTAATGCATTCCATAGGTTTTCTTCACCATGGCCATCTAATATATCATAAACACTCAGCCAAGGTGTAGAGATACCATCATGAAGAGGAGATGTTGTGAGAATCATAAGAGTTTGATTGAAATTCTTAGATTCATTTTCATCAAGTAGATCGAGGAGTTTCTTATATTCCATAGTCACAAAATCAAGACCACAGTCTCCTAAAGTCTTCTTCATGATTTCCTGTATCTTTTCCGCAATACCAACACCGGACATGCATGAAATAATTATATTCTTATCTTTAGATAAACCTTCAAAGAACTGAACATCAAAGCTATTAATCTTTTTAGTACTTTCTACAATCTGTTCAAATGAACCATGTCCCAACATCTTTAAACCAACATCTAGGGCTATAGCTGTAGAGACATTATTAATAATCAACAAATCACCGGATAAGTTATTCTTAATTTTTGAATACATACTTCTTAATGATCCAGTATCAACAAGTAAGATAAGTCCTTTACCCTTCGCAGAGTGAAGCAAGTAATCCTGTACCTTTTCGACAGTCTGATCAAGAGTTGTATCCATAGGCATATCAATACCTTCCATAATAAAGGTACCACACGCCTGATTGACAACCTTCGCAATACTAGATGCTGTTGTATCACCATGGGCTGCAATGAGACCATTTAATTCTAATGATTCACTGATATATTCATGAATAGCTAAGGCAAACAAGAATGCAAGATTATCTTCTAGCTGCAATTCATATTTCTTTAATTCAAGGATAATTCGACTTGCAACATAGAAAGCACGAGGGCATGATTGTTCAAAATAAGCTTTAAGCTTCCATTCCTGTTCCTTATCAATACACATTTGATTGAATGTTATATAAAGAATATATAATTCTTTACCACAGGAATCATTCATCTTGACACCATAACGAATCAATATATCCTTACAGATATGCATAAAAAAACGCTGTTCTGTAAAGTTGTTATGAGTAGGATGGATTTTTCTTAAAATAGCACGAAAGTTCAAATAAAGCTGGTCTATCTGCCCCCATGATGCAGTTTCTATCTTATGAAATAAATTCATGATTTCTGAATGATGTTCATCATAATATTCTTGATGAATACATTCTTTAGGTTGATTCCATGTAATAGATATTTCCATATTACGCTCAGCCTGAAATCCTGCTGTATTAACAGGTATATCTCCACCTGCATGAATAAGCTCTGCTTCAGAAATAAGAAGATTGTCTTTTTTGCCATGCTTGAAATAGGCTTCTGCACAACTGACCTGAATCAGATTTCTTAGTCTACCAATATTACCTGGGAACTTAGAGAAACACAACATTTTGACAGCCCCACTAGAAATAGTGAGGTTTTTCTTTATTTTAGATGCTTCTTCTTTATAGAATGTTTCAATGAGTTCTAGACGTTCCTGCAAAGGACGTTCAGTAATATTAGGAATAGTAATCTGTAATGTGATTCTTCTTCTAAATGTTTCTAATAAGACTTCTTGTGGGTTTTCTGTTGTCGCAAATATGAATCTCACATTTGAATGTCTCCATTTAGAATCACCAAGAGGTCGATATTGACCTGTATCCATAAATACAAATAGTTTTTCCTGGTTTTCAAATGATAAACGATGTACTTCATCTAAGAAAAGATAACCACCATCTGCTTCCTGTAATAATCCTGTTTTATCAGAATCAGCCCCTGTAAAGCTTCCTTTCTTATAACCAAGTAATGTAGCAGAAAGAAGTTCAGGGTTATTGGCATAGTCTGCACAGTTTAATACGACAAAAGGTGCTTTTTTATCAATACTGCCTGTTTGTAATGCATGACTATAAATAAGCTTTGCGATATAGCTTTTACCTACACCACTTTCACCAATAATAAGAATTGGAAGACCATTTGGTGGATAAGAAACAGATGCTTTACACATTTCTACTATTTTCTTATGACTTCCTGTAGCACCAATCATAGAATCAAATACTTCTGAATCTAATTCTTCTTCGACAGGTGCATTCTGTTCTTCTTTTTCTATATACCAGTAAGTCGGTCTTGTATCTGTTTTCTTTACTTTTCCCTCATCAAAAAGTTGATTTAAATAATGTGTCACAATCTGTCTGCTTAAATGAAGATTATCTGCAATTAAAGATGTAGGGATCTTTTCAGACTCATTTAAAGATTCCTTGAGTGACATATAAACCTTTTCTTTTACATCCATCATGATACCTCCTTACTCATAATTATACCTTGAAGATTTGAAGAAAACAATTTAACTCCTACACGCATGAAAAGGAAGATATGCGTATATCTTCCTGTCAGACTATCTTGGGAGTCTTGCTCTTCTATTTGGGAATTCTTTATCGAATCCTTCTTTATGATCACAATACCAATAAGCGACTGTACAAACATCATCCTGTCTTTCATATAATGAAAGATCATCGTTACCAATCTGCTGTAATGTCACTTTGATATCTTCATCAAAGGCAATTGGATCCAAAATATGGAATCTATATAAGCCATGACGTGGAAGGCTGTCATTACCAAAAGCATGAACAGCATTCAACTTACCTGTTTCAAATCTTTCTCTTGTTTTATCCTTTGTTGAATAGAATGGATAACCTAGGAATAAGTTAGAATATGGTTTAACTGAAGGTCTTCCTAATTCATCTTTCTGATGGAATGCCCAGGCACCACCAAAGTAGTCTTCTGAACCTGTTGAAGATACTGTTGGATAGTCTTCATCACCATCAAGATAGAACTTAAATTCTCCTTCACCCCACCAATATCTTTCAAGTGCTGTTAGGCCAAGGTAAGTACCTACATAGTAACCTTTACCCTTTACATCATCTAAGATGACATAGTCTTTCGCAAGCTCTGTCTGACGTTCTCTACGCCAGTAAGCGTGGAAATATAAACAGTTTTCTGGAAGTGCATCGACTTCAGCATAATTGATTGTATAGAAGAAAGATGTAATATCTTTTGGATGTTCATTTGTCATTGTAATGACGGCTCTTTTTGCGAATGGCATTTCAAAGTAGCTGTTCATTCCTCCAGTAGGATTAACTACGATTGGTAAAGAAGCAACATCACATCTTTCACCAAAACCATTACAGAAGAAATCACCAATAGGAGCTTCTACTGCAGGTGTATCACTACCATCCCAATAGATTCTTAAGACAACATCTCTCATGACAAAGCTGCCTTTTTCAGTATTTTCACGGATTGTCATCCACATATGTCTAATAATACCTGGACCTTTAATATCCGCAATCACTGTTTCTTCACCCATAGGTAATTTAATGCTTCCACGGCCTTTTCTTGATGGACCTAAAGCACTTGCTTCCATACACGCTTTGCCTTTTTCACCAGTTGGGTTTTCTGGTGATACAGCTCTAGAACGTTCTCCTTTATAAGTCATGATATTACTTAGTAAATTCATAATCTTCTCCTTCCTTTACTGCATGTTGATTGACAGTAATTGAATAATTATTTTTATTGGTAATGTGAATGTGCTGATCAGTTACCTTGATATCAAATCTTGATTCACCGATATGGAAATCCTCCCAGAAGAAGTTTCCAATAAATTCCTTCGGATGAATCGTTAAGTGTTTGTTTGGTGCATCATAGTTGATTCCTAAGAATTCTGTAATGAACAAGATATAAAAGATACCTGATGCCCATCCACATTTACCACAACTGTTCATTCGTGTGACATCTCCAGTAGGTGCCCCTACTTTATAAGGCCACCACCACCAGCTGCCATCTAAATCAGCCAGTCTTTCTAATTCTTTAAATCTGCCGTTTTCTCCACTCCAGTTTTCTACATTATCTGCACCATTCAATATTGAAATATATCCTGGGAATGTTGCACCTGACTGGTTACCCCATTTAATCCCTCTGCTCAGCTTACTATAAGTAGGATTCTCATCACTTGAACTGAATTGTCCATAGTGAGTTGTCCTGTCTCCTGCCTCATAGCCATAATATTTCAATAATGTAGTGTCTGATTCTTCACCATCATGCATTCTTAATATGATAGTACCGTCATGATCCACGTCAGTTAAGAACTGAAGTCCTTGATCAAGCATCTCTTTACGATAACACTCATCTGACATATGTTCTTTTGTATCTGGATCAAGTGATGCAATACCTTCTAGAAAAATACGATGACCATTCGTTTCTACAGTCATATATTTCTCTATATCATTCTTGATTGCCTGGGCTTCATTTTCTAGTTCAATCGCATATTCCTTCTCGTCAAAGATTTCAAGTGCAAGTCTTGATAGGGAACGACATGCACGATATACACAAATGTTAGATCCTGTATGATATGTGCCAAGGGAGTAGGCGTCTGAAATCCATATACTGTGGTATAGATGTGGTTCATCTGGATTTCTAGAAGTAATGACTTCGTTAAGGATTTCCTTCATCTGTTTATATAAATCTTCATTATCTAGAAAGAAATGATGATCACCAAAATAATCATAATACGCACCAGAAAGTAGAATGACTGATAATGAATTGCTTAATGAATGGAAGATACCGCCTTTAAATTTGGTTCCAGGGTATTTAATACCATATTGAGCAAACCATTTTATAGTTTGTTTACATAGGTCAGGTTCGGTCATTGTATAAGGTAAGCTAGAATAATACATATCTTTATTCCATATATGAGGAGTAACGGGGTATGTGCCCCAGTTTGAGCCCAATATTTGATCATAACTATTCATGGCGAAAGCACCGGACGCCTGCTGATAGGCTCTTTCAATTAAGTATCCTGCCATTGGATCATTATCAAAATGGACTTTACCTATGCATTGTTTATAATACTGACGTGTTTCTTCTAACCATTCATCAATACTTCTGCTAAACAGTTTCTGTGTGTCTTGATACGCATTAGGATCAGTGAAAGCAATCATGAATTCTTTTTGAGAATGAGGTGGTAAAGTAAATGAAATACAGTTGTGAGATTGTGTCTCACGGCATTCTATTAATACATTTCTTGTATCAGAGTATTTCTTTTTATAGAGAGAAGGAAGTTCTAAGACTCCTTCTCCTTCTGTATCGCTTTGATTCTCAACGATAATACCATACATCAAACTGCTTAATCTTTCTCCATCATGAGTAATAGGCGCAGCAGCTATCAAACTGACTGTTCCATAGTTAAAATGATGAATACTTCTTGGAAAAAGATTATCTGCAAGATCAGATACGACATCTACATTATCAGATTTTAATTCAGTTCTTTTACCATTCCATGTGATAGAGACAGAAAGATCATGTTCCTGGACAAAGTCTTTTCCTACCCATACACCTGGTTTGCTTTCCATGTAGTAGTTGTGATGAAAGAAAGTAAGGTTTTTAATTGTGCCAAATTCATCAAGATTAGCTTGAACTTTTTGATTGGAAGAATCAAATGAAAATGTATCATCTGGAAGCTTATTGCGATAATAACTGATTGTGTTGTCTGTACTATAGATTCCATTCTTGATTCTTAGCATATAGAATGGATTGCATTTCATTGTATTCAAAGCGACCTCCTGTGATATTTACTAGCAAATACCTAATAGTGATAAAACGATTCCTAATGCAACGATACCAAAGATAATAGCGATAACGTTGACTTTCTTATTTAATAGCTTATAGCAGCCAAATGTCATTAATAATGGAACGATACCTTTAAAGATACTATCAAGAGCTGACTGAACATTCATTAATGACTGTCCCTTCATCTTGAATTCAAGAATTGTCTTAAATACGACTGTCTGGCTAGTCATGGCACCAACCATAATTAAACCAACAATACCAGCTGCTTTTGTAAGGATTTCAATCATGCCGTTTGCATATAATTTTTCAATATACTTAGCCCCTAAAGAATATCCTAAACATGCACCATAGTATCTGCATAGGAAGTTTGGTACGTTGAATAATACTAAGAAGATAATTGGAGCAAGGATGTTACCAGCATTAGCAAAACCAATAGCAAGACCTGCACAAACTACTCTCCATACACCCCAGAATAATGAGTCACCAATACCAGCTAAAGGACCCATTAAACTTGTTTTAATAG
This window contains:
- the rpoN gene encoding RNA polymerase factor sigma-54, with the translated sequence MKLELKQGQKHQIYQKQIEKNQILQMDVQQLLAHIEKISFENPLIDTDDMIESTSDIGKEFDIDSLSRKTEPTLKEVIHWQLINKDIDNKELVESLVELLDDNGYLRLSINDICTYLKCDEKEYLEAKDTLSKLDPPGLGADTLKECLLLQLERLKETKDIHLTKILVDECLEDLSKSHYHAVSKKLGISQNKVRELLQIILTLDPRPASNYSSSLEVNYPVPDIIIKDGIVQLNPMIYKDININTNYLSLDENKETKKYIESKLRQVSWLQQCLSQRKNLIYDIAVFLFDYQQDFFMNQGSCHPLLQKDLAMLLGVHESTISRAIKDKYIYCDKGFILLSDLIPKGTEDNSVDSIKEKIKEVIDNEDKKKPLSDQKITNLLKDKGIEISRRTVAKYRSELNIPDASGRKHVKK
- a CDS encoding sigma 54-interacting transcriptional regulator encodes the protein MDVKEKVYMSLKESLNESEKIPTSLIADNLHLSRQIVTHYLNQLFDEGKVKKTDTRPTYWYIEKEEQNAPVEEELDSEVFDSMIGATGSHKKIVEMCKASVSYPPNGLPILIIGESGVGKSYIAKLIYSHALQTGSIDKKAPFVVLNCADYANNPELLSATLLGYKKGSFTGADSDKTGLLQEADGGYLFLDEVHRLSFENQEKLFVFMDTGQYRPLGDSKWRHSNVRFIFATTENPQEVLLETFRRRITLQITIPNITERPLQERLELIETFYKEEASKIKKNLTISSGAVKMLCFSKFPGNIGRLRNLIQVSCAEAYFKHGKKDNLLISEAELIHAGGDIPVNTAGFQAERNMEISITWNQPKECIHQEYYDEHHSEIMNLFHKIETASWGQIDQLYLNFRAILRKIHPTHNNFTEQRFFMHICKDILIRYGVKMNDSCGKELYILYITFNQMCIDKEQEWKLKAYFEQSCPRAFYVASRIILELKKYELQLEDNLAFLFALAIHEYISESLELNGLIAAHGDTTASSIAKVVNQACGTFIMEGIDMPMDTTLDQTVEKVQDYLLHSAKGKGLILLVDTGSLRSMYSKIKNNLSGDLLIINNVSTAIALDVGLKMLGHGSFEQIVESTKKINSFDVQFFEGLSKDKNIIISCMSGVGIAEKIQEIMKKTLGDCGLDFVTMEYKKLLDLLDENESKNFNQTLMILTTSPLHDGISTPWLSVYDILDGHGEENLWNALRSVVTPEQFEALKNEFVRFFTIEGIVSRLQFLNPTVVIQDVEMILHRYEDYYKLEMSGHIRLNLYMHIAFMFERLMTADDTDDEEEPTNPSQKEFYRISKIVFHDVEKKYRIHIDNYELSILYELLNKVIKEPIGLDEA
- a CDS encoding glycoside hydrolase family 172 protein, with translation MNLLSNIMTYKGERSRAVSPENPTGEKGKACMEASALGPSRKGRGSIKLPMGEETVIADIKGPGIIRHMWMTIRENTEKGSFVMRDVVLRIYWDGSDTPAVEAPIGDFFCNGFGERCDVASLPIVVNPTGGMNSYFEMPFAKRAVITMTNEHPKDITSFFYTINYAEVDALPENCLYFHAYWRRERQTELAKDYVILDDVKGKGYYVGTYLGLTALERYWWGEGEFKFYLDGDEDYPTVSSTGSEDYFGGAWAFHQKDELGRPSVKPYSNLFLGYPFYSTKDKTRERFETGKLNAVHAFGNDSLPRHGLYRFHILDPIAFDEDIKVTLQQIGNDDLSLYERQDDVCTVAYWYCDHKEGFDKEFPNRRARLPR
- a CDS encoding glucosidase family protein — translated: MKCNPFYMLRIKNGIYSTDNTISYYRNKLPDDTFSFDSSNQKVQANLDEFGTIKNLTFFHHNYYMESKPGVWVGKDFVQEHDLSVSITWNGKRTELKSDNVDVVSDLADNLFPRSIHHFNYGTVSLIAAAPITHDGERLSSLMYGIIVENQSDTEGEGVLELPSLYKKKYSDTRNVLIECRETQSHNCISFTLPPHSQKEFMIAFTDPNAYQDTQKLFSRSIDEWLEETRQYYKQCIGKVHFDNDPMAGYLIERAYQQASGAFAMNSYDQILGSNWGTYPVTPHIWNKDMYYSSLPYTMTEPDLCKQTIKWFAQYGIKYPGTKFKGGIFHSLSNSLSVILLSGAYYDYFGDHHFFLDNEDLYKQMKEILNEVITSRNPDEPHLYHSIWISDAYSLGTYHTGSNICVYRACRSLSRLALEIFDEKEYAIELENEAQAIKNDIEKYMTVETNGHRIFLEGIASLDPDTKEHMSDECYRKEMLDQGLQFLTDVDHDGTIILRMHDGEESDTTLLKYYGYEAGDRTTHYGQFSSSDENPTYSKLSRGIKWGNQSGATFPGYISILNGADNVENWSGENGRFKELERLADLDGSWWWWPYKVGAPTGDVTRMNSCGKCGWASGIFYILFITEFLGINYDAPNKHLTIHPKEFIGNFFWEDFHIGESRFDIKVTDQHIHITNKNNYSITVNQHAVKEGEDYEFTK
- a CDS encoding PTS system mannose/fructose/sorbose family transporter subunit IID, with amino-acid sequence MKLMNNIDKEEKKLIRKMFWRSGAMYASVNPVTMGGAGFCYAMIPFINHFYKNDEKKRREALARHVSYFSTTVPLASFVMGIAGSMEKENSEKPDFDANAIGSIKTSLMGPLAGIGDSLFWGVWRVVCAGLAIGFANAGNILAPIIFLVLFNVPNFLCRYYGACLGYSLGAKYIEKLYANGMIEILTKAAGIVGLIMVGAMTSQTVVFKTILEFKMKGQSLMNVQSALDSIFKGIVPLLMTFGCYKLLNKKVNVIAIIFGIVALGIVLSLLGIC